A region from the Streptomyces lydicus genome encodes:
- a CDS encoding DUF1707 and DUF4190 domain-containing protein — protein MRASHADRERAVDVLKAGFAEGRLQQPEYEQRIGRAYKAQTHAELQLLVADLPQGPVPQAQFQPQRPMVPATFMPMQMPVPVHTNSSATGALVCGIMTPVTWGLTAIPAVILGHKARAEIRRSGERGDGQAITGLVLGWLAIGGWALVLLVFILSAAAHL, from the coding sequence ATGCGCGCCTCGCACGCTGATCGCGAGCGGGCGGTCGATGTGCTCAAGGCGGGATTCGCCGAGGGGCGGCTGCAGCAGCCGGAGTACGAGCAGCGGATAGGGCGGGCCTACAAGGCGCAGACCCACGCCGAGCTGCAGCTGCTGGTCGCGGATCTTCCGCAGGGGCCGGTACCGCAGGCGCAGTTCCAGCCGCAGCGCCCGATGGTGCCGGCGACGTTCATGCCGATGCAGATGCCGGTGCCGGTGCACACCAACTCCTCGGCGACGGGCGCACTGGTCTGCGGGATCATGACGCCGGTGACCTGGGGGCTCACGGCGATTCCGGCGGTGATCCTGGGACACAAGGCGCGTGCCGAGATCCGGCGCTCGGGGGAGCGCGGGGACGGCCAGGCCATCACGGGGCTGGTGCTGGGCTGGCTGGCGATCGGCGGCTGGGCGCTGGTTCTGCTGGTCTTCATCCTGTCGGCGGCGGCCCACCTCTGA
- the rpsG gene encoding 30S ribosomal protein S7: MPRKGPAPKRPVIIDPVYGSPLVTSLINKVLLNGKRSTAERIVYGAMEGLREKTGNDPVITLKRALENIKPTLEVKSRRVGGATYQVPVEVKPGRAATLSLRWLVGYSRARREKTMTERLMNELLDASNGLGASVKKREDTHKMAESNKAFAHYRW, from the coding sequence ATGCCTCGTAAGGGCCCCGCCCCGAAGCGCCCGGTCATCATCGACCCGGTCTACGGTTCTCCTCTGGTGACCTCCCTCATCAACAAGGTGCTGCTGAACGGAAAGCGCTCCACCGCCGAGCGCATCGTTTACGGCGCCATGGAGGGTCTGCGCGAGAAGACCGGCAACGACCCGGTCATCACGCTCAAGCGCGCGCTCGAGAACATCAAGCCGACCCTTGAGGTCAAGTCCCGCCGTGTCGGTGGCGCGACCTACCAGGTCCCGGTCGAGGTCAAGCCCGGCCGCGCCGCCACCCTCTCGCTGCGCTGGCTCGTGGGCTACTCCCGCGCCCGCCGTGAGAAGACCATGACCGAGCGCCTCATGAACGAACTGCTCGACGCCTCCAACGGCCTCGGCGCTTCGGTCAAGAAGCGTGAGGACACGCACAAGATGGCCGAGTCCAACAAGGCCTTCGCGCACTACCGCTGGTAG
- a CDS encoding DNA-directed RNA polymerase subunit beta' — MLDVNFFDELRIGLATADDIRQWSHGEVKKPETINYRTLKPEKDGLFCEKIFGPTRDWECYCGKYKRVRFKGIICERCGVEVTRAKVRRERMGHIELAAPVTHIWYFKGVPSRLGYLLDLAPKDLEKVIYFAAYMITWVDEERRTRDLPSLEAHVSVERQQIEQRRDSDLEARAKKLETDLAELEAEGAKADVRRKVREGAEREMKQLRDRAQREIDRLDEVWSRFKNLKVQDLEGDELLYRELRDRFGTYFDGSMGAAALQKRLETFDLDEEAERLREIIRTGKGQKKTRALKRLKVVSAFLQTRNSPKGMVLDCIPVIPPDLRPMVQLDGGRFATSDLNDLYRRVINRNNRLKRLLDLGAPEIIVNNEKRMLQEAVDALFDNGRRGRPVTGPGNRPLKSLSDMLKGKQGRFRQNLLGKRVDYSARSVIVVGPQLKLHQCGLPKAMALELFKPFVMKRLVDLNHAQNIKSAKRMVERGRTVVYDVLEEVIAEHPVLLNRAPTLHRLGIQAFEPQLVEGKAIQIHPLVCTAFNADFDGDQMAVHLPLSAEAQAEARILMLSSNNILKPADGRPVTMPTQDMVLGLFFLTTDEEEREVKGEGRAFGSVAEAIMAFDARELSLQAKVDIRFPIGTVPPRGWTPPVPEEGEPEWQQGDSFRLRTTLGRALFNELLPEDYPFVDYSVGKKQLSAIVNDLAERYPKVIVAATLDNLKAAGFHWATRSGVTVAVSDIVVPEAKKAIVAGYEAQDEKVQKQYERGLITKDERTQELINIWTKATNEVSEAMNENFPKTNPIFMMVDSGARGNMMQMRQIAGMRGLVSNAKNETIPRPIKASFREGLSVLEYFISTHGARKGLADTALRTADSGYLTRRLVDVSQDVIIREEDCGTERGLKLRIASKDAAGVLRKADDVESSVYARMLAEDVVVDGKVVAPANVDLGDVLIDALVNAGVEEVKTRSVLTCESAVGTCAFCYGRSLATGKLVDIGEAVGIIAAQSIGEPGTQLTMRTFHTGGVAGDDITLGLPRVVELFEARTPKGVAPISEAAGRVRIEETEKTKKVVVTPDDGSDEMAYGVSKRARLLVGEGDHVTVGQPMTVGAVNPHDVLRILGQRAVQVHLVGEVQKVYNSQGVAIHDKHIEIIIRQMLRRVTIIESGDAELLPGELVERTKFEGENRRVVAEGGHPASGRPQLMGITKASLATESWLSAASFQETTRVLTDAAINAKSDSLIGLKENVIIGKLIPAGTGLSRYRNIRVEPTEEAKAAMYSAVGYDDIDYSPFGTGSGQAVPLEDYDYGPYNQ; from the coding sequence GTGCTCGACGTCAACTTCTTCGATGAGCTCCGGATCGGTCTGGCAACCGCTGACGACATCCGTCAGTGGAGCCACGGCGAGGTCAAGAAGCCCGAGACCATCAACTACCGCACGCTCAAGCCCGAAAAGGACGGACTCTTCTGCGAGAAGATCTTCGGTCCGACCCGGGACTGGGAGTGCTACTGCGGTAAGTACAAGCGCGTCCGCTTCAAGGGCATCATCTGCGAGCGCTGCGGCGTCGAGGTCACTCGCGCCAAGGTGCGGCGTGAGCGGATGGGCCACATCGAGCTTGCCGCTCCCGTGACCCACATCTGGTACTTCAAGGGCGTGCCGAGCCGGCTGGGCTACCTGCTGGACCTCGCGCCCAAGGACCTCGAGAAGGTCATCTACTTCGCCGCCTACATGATCACGTGGGTGGACGAGGAGCGCCGTACGCGCGACCTGCCCTCGCTGGAGGCGCACGTCTCCGTCGAGCGTCAGCAGATCGAGCAGCGCCGCGACTCCGACCTGGAGGCCCGCGCCAAGAAGCTCGAGACCGACCTGGCCGAGCTGGAGGCCGAGGGCGCCAAGGCGGACGTGCGCCGCAAGGTGCGCGAGGGTGCCGAGCGCGAGATGAAGCAGCTGCGTGACCGTGCGCAGCGCGAGATCGACCGTCTCGACGAGGTCTGGAGCCGCTTCAAGAACCTCAAGGTCCAGGACCTGGAGGGCGACGAGCTGCTCTACCGCGAGCTGCGGGACCGCTTCGGCACGTACTTCGACGGCTCCATGGGTGCCGCTGCCCTGCAGAAGCGTCTGGAGACCTTCGACCTCGACGAGGAGGCCGAGCGCCTCCGCGAGATCATCCGTACCGGCAAGGGCCAGAAGAAGACCCGTGCGCTCAAGCGCCTCAAGGTCGTCTCCGCCTTCCTGCAGACCCGCAACAGCCCCAAGGGCATGGTGCTGGACTGCATCCCGGTGATCCCGCCGGACCTGCGTCCGATGGTGCAGCTGGACGGTGGCCGCTTCGCGACCTCCGACCTGAACGACCTGTACCGCCGTGTGATCAACCGCAACAACCGCCTCAAGCGGCTTCTCGACCTCGGCGCGCCCGAGATCATCGTGAACAACGAGAAGCGGATGCTGCAGGAGGCCGTCGACGCGCTGTTCGACAACGGTCGTCGCGGCCGCCCGGTCACCGGTCCCGGTAACCGCCCGCTGAAGTCCCTCAGCGACATGCTGAAGGGTAAGCAGGGCCGCTTCCGTCAGAACCTGCTCGGTAAGCGAGTCGACTACTCGGCGCGTTCCGTCATCGTCGTCGGCCCGCAGCTCAAGCTGCACCAGTGCGGTCTGCCCAAGGCCATGGCGCTGGAGCTCTTCAAGCCGTTCGTGATGAAGCGCCTGGTGGACCTCAACCACGCGCAGAACATCAAGTCGGCCAAGCGCATGGTCGAGCGCGGCCGCACGGTCGTCTACGACGTGCTCGAAGAGGTCATCGCCGAGCACCCGGTGCTGCTGAACCGTGCACCCACCCTGCACCGTCTGGGCATCCAGGCCTTCGAGCCGCAGCTGGTCGAGGGCAAGGCCATTCAGATCCACCCGCTCGTCTGCACCGCGTTCAACGCGGACTTCGACGGTGACCAGATGGCCGTCCACCTCCCGCTGTCCGCGGAGGCCCAGGCCGAGGCCCGCATCCTGATGCTGTCCTCGAACAACATCCTCAAGCCGGCCGACGGCCGTCCGGTCACCATGCCGACCCAGGACATGGTGCTCGGCCTCTTCTTCCTCACCACGGATGAGGAGGAGCGCGAGGTCAAGGGCGAGGGCCGGGCCTTCGGCTCGGTCGCCGAGGCGATCATGGCCTTCGACGCCCGTGAGCTCTCGCTGCAGGCGAAGGTCGACATCCGCTTCCCGATCGGCACCGTCCCGCCCCGTGGCTGGACCCCGCCGGTTCCGGAGGAGGGCGAGCCCGAGTGGCAGCAGGGTGACAGCTTCCGGCTGCGGACGACCCTGGGCCGCGCGCTCTTCAACGAGCTGCTGCCCGAGGACTACCCGTTCGTCGACTACTCGGTGGGCAAGAAGCAGCTCTCCGCGATCGTCAACGACCTGGCCGAGCGCTACCCCAAGGTCATCGTGGCGGCGACGCTCGACAACCTGAAGGCGGCCGGCTTCCACTGGGCGACCCGTTCCGGCGTCACCGTCGCCGTCTCGGACATCGTCGTGCCGGAGGCCAAGAAGGCCATCGTCGCGGGCTACGAGGCCCAGGACGAGAAGGTCCAGAAGCAGTACGAGCGCGGTCTGATCACCAAGGACGAGCGCACGCAGGAACTCATCAACATCTGGACCAAGGCGACCAACGAGGTCTCCGAGGCGATGAATGAGAACTTCCCCAAGACGAACCCCATCTTCATGATGGTTGACTCGGGTGCCCGAGGAAACATGATGCAGATGCGGCAGATCGCGGGTATGCGTGGTCTGGTGTCGAACGCGAAGAACGAGACCATCCCGCGTCCCATTAAGGCCTCGTTCCGCGAGGGTCTGTCCGTGCTGGAGTACTTCATCTCCACCCACGGTGCCCGTAAGGGTCTGGCGGACACCGCCCTGCGTACCGCCGACTCCGGTTACCTCACCCGTCGTCTGGTCGACGTCTCCCAGGACGTCATCATTCGCGAGGAGGACTGCGGCACCGAGCGCGGCCTCAAGCTGCGGATCGCCTCGAAGGACGCCGCGGGTGTCCTGCGCAAGGCGGACGACGTCGAGTCCAGCGTCTACGCCCGCATGCTCGCCGAGGATGTCGTCGTCGACGGCAAGGTCGTCGCCCCGGCGAACGTCGACCTCGGTGACGTGCTCATCGACGCGCTGGTCAACGCGGGCGTCGAGGAGGTCAAGACCCGCTCGGTCCTGACCTGTGAGTCCGCGGTCGGCACCTGTGCCTTCTGCTACGGCCGTTCGCTGGCCACCGGCAAGCTGGTCGACATCGGTGAGGCGGTCGGCATCATCGCCGCCCAGTCCATCGGTGAGCCCGGCACCCAGCTGACGATGCGTACCTTCCACACCGGTGGTGTGGCCGGTGACGACATCACCCTGGGTCTGCCGCGTGTCGTCGAGCTCTTCGAGGCCCGTACGCCCAAGGGCGTCGCCCCGATCTCGGAGGCGGCAGGCCGCGTCCGGATCGAGGAGACCGAGAAGACCAAGAAGGTCGTCGTCACCCCGGACGACGGCAGCGACGAGATGGCCTACGGCGTCTCCAAGCGTGCCCGTCTCCTGGTGGGCGAGGGCGACCACGTCACGGTCGGCCAGCCGATGACCGTGGGTGCCGTCAACCCGCACGACGTGCTGCGGATCCTCGGCCAGCGTGCCGTCCAGGTCCACCTGGTCGGCGAGGTCCAGAAGGTCTACAACAGCCAGGGCGTGGCGATCCACGACAAGCACATCGAGATCATCATCCGGCAGATGCTGCGCCGTGTGACGATCATCGAGTCCGGCGACGCGGAGCTGCTGCCGGGCGAGCTGGTGGAGCGCACGAAGTTCGAGGGTGAGAACCGTCGGGTCGTGGCGGAGGGTGGCCACCCGGCCTCCGGCCGTCCGCAGCTGATGGGTATCACCAAGGCGTCGCTGGCCACCGAGTCGTGGCTGTCGGCGGCGTCCTTCCAGGAGACGACCAGGGTCCTGACCGACGCGGCGATCAACGCCAAGTCGGACTCCCTGATCGGCCTCAAGGAGAACGTCATCATCGGTAAGCTCATCCCGGCCGGTACGGGCCTGTCCCGCTACCGCAACATCCGGGTCGAGCCCACCGAGGAGGCGAAGGCCGCGATGTACTCGGCCGTCGGTTACGACGACATCGACTACTCGCCCTTCGGCACCGGCTCCGGCCAGGCGGTCCCGCTGGAGGACTACGACTACGGTCCGTACAACCAGTAA
- the rpsL gene encoding 30S ribosomal protein S12 yields the protein MPTIQQLVRKGRQDKVEKNKTPALEGSPQRRGVCTRVFTTTPKKPNSALRKVARVRLTSGIEVTAYIPGEGHNLQEHSIVLVRGGRVKDLPGVRYKIIRGSLDTQGVKNRKQARSRYGAKKEK from the coding sequence GTGCCTACGATCCAGCAGCTGGTCCGCAAGGGCCGGCAGGACAAGGTCGAGAAGAACAAGACGCCCGCGCTCGAGGGTTCCCCCCAGCGCCGTGGCGTCTGCACGCGTGTTTTCACGACCACCCCGAAGAAGCCGAACTCGGCCCTGCGTAAGGTCGCGCGTGTGCGTCTGACCAGCGGGATCGAGGTCACCGCTTACATTCCGGGTGAGGGCCACAACCTGCAGGAGCACTCGATCGTGCTCGTGCGTGGTGGTCGTGTGAAGGACCTGCCGGGTGTTCGGTACAAGATCATCCGCGGCTCCCTCGACACGCAGGGCGTCAAGAACCGCAAGCAGGCTCGCAGCCGCTACGGCGCCAAGAAGGAGAAGTAA